DNA from Balneolaceae bacterium:
CTCCACGAACTTCTTGGTATTGATGACCGTCTTCATGTAGACCGTTTCGCGTGCGCCGTTGGGCACCTCGATGCCCACGGCCGAACGGCCGGGAATGGGAGCAATGATACGCAGCCCGTGGGCGGCGGTGGCCATCTTCAGGTCGTTGGCATAGCTCTCAATCTTGGAGATCTTCACGTCCGGCGCCGGATCGAGCTCGTAGAGGGTGACCGTAGGCCCCACAATGGCGTTGATGCTGCGAATCTCGATCTTGTGGCGCTTCAGCTTGTCAAGGATGATACGCTTGTTATCCTTGATCTCCTGCATATCCACCTCATTCCCATCGTGAGGCGGGGAGTCGAGCAGGTCAATGGAAGGAAACTTGTACTTGATTTCGGGGATATCCCGGGCCTTGTCCTTGTTCTGGCGCTCAAGGGCGCGCTGGTCGGCCTCCTCCTCGCCCTCGCCCACAAAGACCGAAATATCCACATCGTCCTCCTCTTCCTCGGCCACCTTGCGAGTATCATCTTTGTCAAGAATGGCGCGGGTACGCGTATCGAGAGACTGCACCTCCTGCTGTTCGCGGTGGCGGCGCTCCTCGTCTTCCTTCTGCGACTCCTCCACGATGTCGTCGATGCTCCGAGAGGGGGCCTGGGCGCCGTCACTGCCCCGCTGGCCGCCCCCCTGTTCGGGCCCGCGCTTCTGCACAGAAGGGGAGGTGGACTCGTCCCTGACCTTCTTTTCGGCCTGCTGGCGGGCCTCCACCTCACGCTGGCGTCCGCGCTCCTCGCGGCGGCGGCTACGCTCCTCAAGACGTTCCTCCCAACGCCCCTTCATAGCGGCAAACCAGCTCTTGACGCGGTCGATGGATTTCTGCAAATCACGGTCCAGCACCATCATGGCCGTGACTACAAGCATCACCAGCAGGATAAGAAAGGCGCCCCAGTTGGTAAAACGGTGCAGCAGGTAGGCGGCGCCCAGCCCCGACTGTCCGCTCCAGTTGGAGGAGAGCCAGCCGAACTCGTTGTTGAGAAGTCCCAGCGAGGTGGCGAGCAGCACCATGGTCCACAGCCCCACGGAGATGGGCCAAACCATATCACGGACGTCCCTGCAGCGGAATACCATCCAGCCAAAGCCCACCACCAGCAGGGAGAAAATCACGCTGACATATCCAAATAGACTGTAGACAAAGAAATGCGAAAGGTAGGCGCCCAGCACGCCCAACCCATTCTGCACCCGAAGGGCAGGACCCCCCTCCATCGAGGCGATGCTGCCCGGGGAAAGAGATTGCACGTACCCGTAGTCGGCCGGGTGATAAGTCAGGATGCTCAGGGCCACCAGGGTACCGATGGCCATGATCAGAATGCCCGCGATCTCCAGCTTTCGGGTGCGGGAGATCCCGCCGAGGAAGGAGGCCGACTTATTCTTGCTTGCCATGGCTGTCTGTAATGATTCCTTCATGCATGGCCGGCAGAACGTCGGTGACGCTCAGCTCCGCGCAGTAGCGCAGGTCCTCGCTCCCTACAATGTCCTGCAGCCGGGACGCATGGTTCGATGAAAACACAACTTTCTCAATATCATCACCAAATTTTTCAAAAAGACCAAAAGCGACCTTGGCCCCGTCGCGCGCGTCTTCAGACAGACTCCCTTCGCTAAGTTCGTGAATAATATTACCGGCACAAAGTAAATCTTCGATGGAGAGCCGTCCCCGCCACCCCGCGCAGACCAGCACAATATCGTTGCCGGACTCCCGCAGCCGGCGGACCAGGGCGTCCAGGTTGCGGAAGCATCCCACGTATACCTCCCCGGCGAGGCTGCAGCGTTTCAACGCCTTGGTGCCGTTGGTGGTGTTGAGAATCACGGTATGTCCCCCCACCGTTTCAGGAGTGTACTCCAGGGGAGAGTTGCCCAGATCGTAACCCTCGATGGTCACCCCGTCCTTCTCCCCGCAGAGCAGGTAGTGGGAGGAGTCCAGCCCCTGCGAGATGCGTCCCGCCGCGTCCATGTCCCCTACCGGGATGACGCCTTTGGCCCCGTTTTCCAGGGCGGCCACAATGGTGCTGCTGGCCCGGAGCACATCGATCATCACGGCGGTTTTGCCCCGCAGCTCATCCTCCGAAAAGGCCTGCGCGGCCGTAAATACTTCCACTCCCGTACTCATGGTCCTTGATTTCGTTCTCTAAACTCTGTGTTGATGATACACGCACCTCCTTCTCTATCTGTTGAGGAAGGGGGGCTTTTGTACCGTGGCTTCGGCCGTCCTGTTCCGTATACCTATATATAGGGTGTCGCCCTCGGAGGCGTGGTCCAGGCTGACATAACCCATGCCGATGTTGGTGCCGAGGGTGATGGAGCGCGAACCGCTGGTCACCTCCCCGATGATCTCCCCGCCGGCGTCCAGGATGGGGTAGCCCTTGCGGGGGATGGAACGCGGATCGTCGACCACGAAGCCCACCAGCCTGCGTCGGAGACCCTCCTCCTTCATGCGCTGCAGCGCCTTCCGGCCAATGAAATCACCTGCCTCCAGCCTGGTAAGCCAGCCCAGGCGCGCCTCCAGGGGGTTGGTGGTTTTATCAATGTCGTTGCCGTAAAGGGCGAAGCCCATCTCCAGGCGCAGGGTGTCACGGGCCCCAAGCCCGCAGGGCTCGATGCCGTACTCCTCCCCCGCCTCCATGATGGCCTCCCAGATTACTTCCGGATCGGTCTCTCCCGCGTCAAAGTAAATCTCAAACCCCTTCTCCCCGGTGTAGCCGGTAGCCGAGAGTATCACCCCGTCGAAGCCCGCAAAATTGCCCGTCTCAAAGCTGTAGAAGGAGATGTCCTCCAGGTCGGTGCCGGTGAGCTTCTGCAGGGTTTTTACCGAATCGGGGCCCTGTACCGCCAGCAGGCAGTAGTCGCCCGAGCGGTCGGTGACCTCGGCGTCAAAGTCGTTGTGGGAGGTCACCCATTCCAGGTCCTTCTCAATGTTGGAGGCATTCACCACCAGCATGTATCGTCCCTCGGCCAGCATATAGACAATCAGATCGTCCACGATGCCCCCGTCCTCGTAGCACATGCAGGTGTACTGCGCCTTGCCCGGTGAGAGCCTGGTGACATCGTTGACCGTCAGGTACTGAATGAGCTCACCCGCGCCGTCTCCCTCCACGAAAAACTCGCCCATATGGGAGACGTCGAAGACACCCACCTTTTCACGTACGGCATGGTGCTCGGCCTTGATGCTCTCGTACTGCACCGGCATGTCAAAGCCGCCGAAATCGATGATCTTGGCGTCGGCTTTTTCGTGGATCCGGTAAAAGGGCGTGCGCTTGGGCATGGCTGCTGCAGGGTATGGACGTTGCTGATTCGGGCTTTGAGGCCGTATGCGGGGCCGCGGTCAAAAGCCAAAAGTTAACCATTTGGCGGTAGAATGGAGAATGAATTCTTCTCCACCGGCCGGTATTTAGCATCTCTGCCCAAATGCTTATCTTTACAAGACTGCAACCATCATAGCCAAGAGCACTTTTTTTCATGTCCATCAACAAGCAGCAGGTACGTTCGGCCCTGACCCACGTCATCCACCCGGAGAACGAAAAGGACCTCGTCTCCCTCGATATGATTGAGGACCTGATCGTGCAGGACAAGTTCATCACCTTCACCGTCGAGTTGCCGGAGAAAGACTCCGAGCTGGAAGCTGAACTGAAAGAGCGCTGCGCGGAGGCGATCAAAAAGTATGTGGCCGAGGACGCGGTGCTCGACATCACCACTGCGGTAAACATCTCCAAGTGGAGCAAGGACGGGGAAGGGGAGGACGGCAAGCCGGCCTTTCCCGGCCAGGGCCACCGTGAAAAACAGCAGGAGGAGCCGCAGGAGATCCTGGGCGGGGTGGAAAACATCATCGCCGTGGCCTCGGGCAAGGGCGGCGTGGGCAAATCCACCGTGGCCGTCAACCTGGCCTGCGGACTGGCCCGTACCGGCGCCAAGGTGGGCCTGCTGGATACCGACATCTACGGGCCAAGCATCCCGACGATGATGGACGCCCACGAGCGCCCCAACATCACCACGCGCAAAAAACTCATTCCGCTCAAGAAGCACGGCGTGCATTTCCTCTCCATGGGACTGCTGGTGGATCCCGACCAGGCTATGATCTGGCGCGGACCCATGGTGACCAGCGCCGTCAAGCAGTTCATGCAGGAGGTGGAGTGGGGCGAGCTCGACTACATGGTGCTTGACCTGCCCCCGGGCACCGGCGACGTGCAGCTCACCATCGTGCAGACCGTGCCGCTGACCGGCGCCATCGTGGTCTCCACGCCCCAAAACGTGGCCCTGGACGACGCCCGCAAGGGAGTGGCCATGTTCAAGAAGGTGAACGTACCCGTGCTGGGCATCGTGGAGAACATGGCCTGGTTCACCCCGCCGGAACTTCCCGACAAGAAGTACTACCTCTTCGGCAAACACGGCGCCCGCAACCTGGCCGAGCGCATGGGCATCAACTTCCTGGGCGAGATTCCCATCGAGGAGAAACTGCGCGAAAGTGGCGACGAAGGCCGGCCCATCGTGCTGCAGGAGGAAGACTCCCTCTCCAAAAAAGCTTTTATGGAGATCTCCCAGAACACCATTCAACAGCTCGCCATCCGCAGGGAGGATCAGGCGCCCACCCAGAAGGTGGATATCAAGATCAAGCCCTAGCGTCCCCGGTGACTCAGGCCCAGCAGGAAATGCCAAACCGTCAATGCCCCCAGCCGCGCCGTCTGGCCATCCCGGTCAAACTGCGGATTCACCTCGGACAGATCAAAGGAGGTTACTTTTTCGTTACGCCCCGCCAGGTAGGCCGCCGTCAGCCAGAGATCCGGCTGCAGGCCGTTGGCGCAGGGCGCGCTCACGCCCGGGGCAAAAGCCTGGTCCACCGCATCCATATCAAAGGTC
Protein-coding regions in this window:
- a CDS encoding Mrp/NBP35 family ATP-binding protein, which translates into the protein MSINKQQVRSALTHVIHPENEKDLVSLDMIEDLIVQDKFITFTVELPEKDSELEAELKERCAEAIKKYVAEDAVLDITTAVNISKWSKDGEGEDGKPAFPGQGHREKQQEEPQEILGGVENIIAVASGKGGVGKSTVAVNLACGLARTGAKVGLLDTDIYGPSIPTMMDAHERPNITTRKKLIPLKKHGVHFLSMGLLVDPDQAMIWRGPMVTSAVKQFMQEVEWGELDYMVLDLPPGTGDVQLTIVQTVPLTGAIVVSTPQNVALDDARKGVAMFKKVNVPVLGIVENMAWFTPPELPDKKYYLFGKHGARNLAERMGINFLGEIPIEEKLRESGDEGRPIVLQEEDSLSKKAFMEISQNTIQQLAIRREDQAPTQKVDIKIKP
- the gcvT gene encoding glycine cleavage system aminomethyltransferase GcvT, whose translation is MPKRTPFYRIHEKADAKIIDFGGFDMPVQYESIKAEHHAVREKVGVFDVSHMGEFFVEGDGAGELIQYLTVNDVTRLSPGKAQYTCMCYEDGGIVDDLIVYMLAEGRYMLVVNASNIEKDLEWVTSHNDFDAEVTDRSGDYCLLAVQGPDSVKTLQKLTGTDLEDISFYSFETGNFAGFDGVILSATGYTGEKGFEIYFDAGETDPEVIWEAIMEAGEEYGIEPCGLGARDTLRLEMGFALYGNDIDKTTNPLEARLGWLTRLEAGDFIGRKALQRMKEEGLRRRLVGFVVDDPRSIPRKGYPILDAGGEIIGEVTSGSRSITLGTNIGMGYVSLDHASEGDTLYIGIRNRTAEATVQKPPFLNR
- a CDS encoding DNA translocase FtsK, translated to MASKNKSASFLGGISRTRKLEIAGILIMAIGTLVALSILTYHPADYGYVQSLSPGSIASMEGGPALRVQNGLGVLGAYLSHFFVYSLFGYVSVIFSLLVVGFGWMVFRCRDVRDMVWPISVGLWTMVLLATSLGLLNNEFGWLSSNWSGQSGLGAAYLLHRFTNWGAFLILLVMLVVTAMMVLDRDLQKSIDRVKSWFAAMKGRWEERLEERSRRREERGRQREVEARQQAEKKVRDESTSPSVQKRGPEQGGGQRGSDGAQAPSRSIDDIVEESQKEDEERRHREQQEVQSLDTRTRAILDKDDTRKVAEEEEDDVDISVFVGEGEEEADQRALERQNKDKARDIPEIKYKFPSIDLLDSPPHDGNEVDMQEIKDNKRIILDKLKRHKIEIRSINAIVGPTVTLYELDPAPDVKISKIESYANDLKMATAAHGLRIIAPIPGRSAVGIEVPNGARETVYMKTVINTKKFVETDFELPLAFGKTIENEVFMVDLTKMPHLLIAGATGSGKTVGINTIITCLLYKCHPDNLKFVLMDPKKIELSLYRHIQNHFLATLPGAEEPIVTDTSKAQETLESLTEEMDERYELLKMAMVRDIKDYNEKFDNGELDEELGHRHLPYIVVVIDELADLMMTAGKQIEEPIARLAQLARAVGLHLVVATQRPSVNVITGTIKANFPARIAYQVASKVDSRTILDIGGADQLIGNGDMLFTNGGGMTRIQNAYVSTEEVERITAFIGGQLGYKHPYHLPVVHDESADGDIPDPLEDIDELFESAAKVVVLHQQGSVSLLQRKLKIGYNRAGRIIDQLYNAGVVGPYQGSTARDVLVDDEDELEQLLNDLDEFDR
- a CDS encoding 2-phosphosulfolactate phosphatase, producing MSTGVEVFTAAQAFSEDELRGKTAVMIDVLRASSTIVAALENGAKGVIPVGDMDAAGRISQGLDSSHYLLCGEKDGVTIEGYDLGNSPLEYTPETVGGHTVILNTTNGTKALKRCSLAGEVYVGCFRNLDALVRRLRESGNDIVLVCAGWRGRLSIEDLLCAGNIIHELSEGSLSEDARDGAKVAFGLFEKFGDDIEKVVFSSNHASRLQDIVGSEDLRYCAELSVTDVLPAMHEGIITDSHGKQE